In Tachysurus fulvidraco isolate hzauxx_2018 chromosome 11, HZAU_PFXX_2.0, whole genome shotgun sequence, one DNA window encodes the following:
- the vwdel gene encoding von Willebrand factor D and EGF domain-containing protein isoform X2 produces the protein MSFFKIAVDFPECSPGGHTVLQNPSRSTSFSSQQLLQSGLQKKLVCDHSLTPGWYKFQIFDKPAQMPTKCVEVNHCGTQAPVWLSLGEGENLPRPLEVKKLTACATWQLFSGPNKECCLFRMPVTVRNCGEFYVYQLQPTQGCMAYCAEEMPISTEPICDPEQKNIDGSCNEKQHPSPSVPEIVAELSGLSVLLKCTFGGHIGNNSLGFVVTWWRLSPKGNKEELRQETTLQTSAFIELDGINLRLGDRIYCSCSSFFLDAPERQSPDVESEEFFAGIRMLPKLASILEDGKEHELVIESTVPVPCLSETCTLALQLRTSSQDEEELGPDLVLSFCEVKLSHAPCGKGVCSQALLHYSAVTDINKDGDRSTEISIKPIVSTDFLWNGYTPENVQIIIKDVLPAYCYIFTDPHIITFDGRKYDNFHIGTFVLYKSTIRPFEVHVRQWECASITALPTSCICGFAVRDGAEVISFDMCNGLAGETKPRLLVKNGDLEKSAIRITESYQGRKVTLTFSSGAFVRADVAEWGMSLTVMAPGSDRSHTEGLCGTFDGQPLNDYHKAGGETLADSATFISTWRLAPSNSFFDKIPAYESRMSIRNFCHCAKEPRQSNLQARLPSSSFPCSHLAHFRSPFIIPTQDVTTEYIRPIKRLTQSARNHSKVQQQDTGSKIQGRHQNRRQAPLSVSQSDSEDFNYFFPEDQVLSTHPELPKPTWPTESGLTEADAQRLCGDALRNSTVARSCVGLLDEVMEKALEMCIIDQQLKDERAWLGATVPLLENECERRVVQEVWRREELRDIFTFLRCPNLCSGNGQCTERGCLCFPGFGSYDCSHVSDQTPEITELEGGGLCDVKHSSCSTVRVLGKGFRDTFELKCEVMKEKIVDGESSLSDPLLVRALFLISSALECQLPVEDVQSAGAHHPPVTRWQIKVSNDGYSFSNAKILTLFDGTCQECTLSSGVRCTLKNSSCSIDGQCYGESERSPSSPCLICRPDLSKSSWSISERNKPPVFHSEQTHLQTFYGENFVYQFVSTDPEGSTVLFMLLTGPEDAVLSAAGLLIWKAMSSSAVTFEMSVVDDCNAETRAIVKVSVRRCDCHHGASCVTNMNFPPGSGEYLCVCPIGLEGERCQVNVNDCKSNPCQRGECVDGLNTFTCLCPAGFTGVMCEKDIDECVLAPCFPGVSCENTPGSFVCGRCPDHFTGDGKNCIRKTRHRDPTEDEGVNPRHFKPNLNPAQSPCSSRPCYPGVQCFESVYISTGYICGPCPSGLHGNGQTCISRPENRLTSGTREGNRPDALFSSSASTSSSSQKSSESFVIAEKKTLSLVYGKTSLSPANQNITPATASGSAGPLDAEDSEPVVGRDHRTCNDSSCFPGVPCEPSATGHKCGQCPNGYSGDGITCKAMCRYPCGQNMECTLPNTCTCKEGYTGYNCHIAVCRPDCKNRGRCVKPNVCECPVGYIGPTCEEATCDPLCQNGGSCLSRNLCTCSYGYVGPRCEIMVCTRHCENGGECVSPEVCKCKPGWYGPTCNSADCKPVCLNGGTCIKPNICACPSGFYGSQCQMAVCNPPCKNRGQCMRNNVCSCPEGYTGKRCQMSVCDPMCMNKGKCVGPDTCSCPSGWRGKVCDVPVCLQKCKNGGECVGPNTCHCPAGWEGLQCQTPICKHKCQNGGKCVFPNFCQCRSGHTGSTCATRTR, from the exons ATGAGCTTTTTTAAAATCGCAG tGGATTTTCCTGAGTGCAGTCCAGGGGGTCATACGGTTCTGCAGAACCCTTCCCGAAGCACAAGTTTCAGCTCTCAGCAGCTTCTCCAGTCAGGCCTACAGAAGAAGCTTGTCTGTGACCACTCACTGACGCCTGGATGGTATAAGTTCCAGATCTTTGATAAACCAGCTCAAATGCCCACCaagtgtgtggag GTGAATCACTGTGGTACACAAGCTCCAGTCTGGCTCTCACTAGGTGAAGGGGAGAACCTCCCTCGCCCCCTGGAAGTTAAGAAGCTGACTGCTTGTGCTACCTGGCAGTTGTTCAGTGGGCCCAATAAAGAGTGCTGTCTGTTTCGAATGCCTGTCACTGTGCGTAACTGCGGGGAATTCTATGTGTATCAACTCCAGCCTACACAGGGGTGTATGGCCTACTGTGCAGAGG AAATGCCCATTTCCACTGAACCTATCTGTGACCCAGAGCAGAAGAACATAGATGGAAGTTGCAACG AAAAGCAACATCCATCGCCATCAGTTCCAGAGATTGTGGCTGAGCTGTCAGGTCTCAGTGTGTTGTTGAAGTGTACATTTGGTGGCCACATTGGGAATAACTCTCTAGGATTTGTGGTGACCTGGTGGCGTCTTTCCCCAAAAGGAAACAAAGAGGAACTCAGGCAGGAGACAACTTTACAGACTTCAGCGTTCATTGAGTTGGATGGTATCAACCTTCGGCTTGGAGACAGG ATCTATTGCAGCTGCTCCAGTTTCTTTCTAGATGCTCCTGAAAGACAGAGTCCTGATGTGGAGAGTGAGGAGTTCTTTGCAGGGATTCGA ATGCTGCCAAAACTTGCCTCCATTTTAGAGGATGGAAAGGAGCATGAGCTGGTCATAGAGAGCACTGTTCCTGTACCCTGTCTTTCAGAGACATGCACTCTTGCATTACAGCTCAGAACCAGCAGCCAAG ATGAGGAGGAGTTGGGTCCTGATCTGGTTCTGTCCTtctgtgaggtgaagctgtctcATGCTCCCTGCGGTAAGGGAGTGTGCAGTCAGGCACTGCTCCACTACAGCGCAGTGACCGATATCAACAAGGATGGAGACAGGAGCACTGAGATATCAATCAAACCCATAGTTAGCACTGATTTCCTCTGGAATGGATATACACCAGAAAATGTGCag aTCATTATAAAGGATGTCTTACCTGCTTACTGTTACATTTTCACTGATCCTCACATCATAACATTTGATGGCAG GAAGTATGATAACTTTCACATAGGCACATTTGTGCTTTACAAGAGCACAATTCGGCCATTCGAAGTTCACGTGCGTCAGTGGGAGTGTGCTAGTATAACAGCCCTCCCCACATCTTGTATATGTGGCTTTGCAGTCAGAGATGGAGCTGAGGTTATCTCCTTTGACATGTGTAATGGACTGGCCGGAGAAACAAAGCCACGCCTCTTAGTGAAGAATGGAGACCTGGAAAAGAGCGCCATTCGCATCACTGAGTCTTATCAGGGTCGCAAAGTCACT CTAACTTTCTCTTCAGGTGCATTTGTGCGGGCAGATGTAGCTGAGTGGGGCATGAGCCTGACTGTAATGGCCCCTGGTTCTGATCGAAGCCACACTGAGGGTCTTTGTGGAACCTTTGATGGACAACCACTCAATGACTACCATAAAGCAGGAGGGGAAACTTTAGCAGACAGTGCTACCTTTATTAGCACATGGAG GCTAGCACCAAGCAACAGCTTTTTTGACAAAATCCCAGCCTATGAGAGCAGAATGAGCATCCGCAACTTCTGCCACTGTGCAAAGGAACCACGTCAGTCAAACCTTCAAGCTCGTCTTCCCTCTAGCTCTTTCCCCTGCTCTCATTTGGCCCATTTTCGCTCCCCTTTTATAATCCCTACTCAGGATGTCACAACAGAGTATATCAGACCCATCAAGCGTCTCACACAAAGTGCCAGAAACCATTCGAAGGTGCAGCAACAGGATACTGGCAGCAAGATTCAAGGGAGGCACCAGAATCGAAGACAAGCTCCATTGAGTGTAAGCCAGTCAGATTCAGAGGACTTTAACTATTTCTTCCCTGAAGACCAGGTTCTATCCACACATCCTGAATTACCAAAACCAACATGGCCTACTGAGTCTGGACTGACAGAGGCAGATGCTCAGCGGCTGTGTGGTGATGCCTTGCGTAACTCCACTGTGGCACGTAGCTGTGTTGGCCTGTtggatgaggtgatggagaagGCACTGGAGATGTGTATAATAGATCAACAGCTGAAGGATGAGAGAGCCTGGCTTGGAGCCACCGTGCCACTTCTGGAGAACGAGTGTGAGAGGAGAGTGGTGCAAGAAGTTTGGAGAAGGGAGGAGCTCAGAGACATATTCACATTCCTTAGGTGCCCAAACCTTTGCAGTGGCAATGGACAATGCACTGAGCGTGGTTGCTTGTGTTTTCCTGGGTTTGGATCTTATGACTGCAGCCATGTCTCTG ATCAGACCCCAGAGATCACAGAACTGGAGGGTGGAGGACTCTGTGATGTTAAACACAGCTCCTGTTCCACTGTCAGAGTTCTTGGGAAAGGTTTTAGGGACACATTTGAACTGAAATGCGAAGTCATGAAGGAGAAG ATAGTAGATGGTGAGTCGTCATTGAGTGATCCTCTGCTGGTTCGAGCGTTGTTCCTCATCTCCTCTGCTTTAGAGTGCCAGCTCCCTGTTGAAGATGTGCAGTCAGCTGGTGCCCATCACCCACCTGTCACTCGCTGGCAAATCAAG GTTTCTAATGATGGCTACAGCTTCAGCAATGCCAAGATATTAACACTGTTCGATGGCACGTGCCAAGAGTGCACACTCAGCAGTGGGGTTCGGTGTACTTTAAAG AACAGCAGCTGTAGCATTGATGGTCAGTGTTATGGAGAAAGTGAGCGCAGTCCCAGCAGCCCCTGTCTCATCTGTCGACCTGATCTCTCCAAGTCCAGCTGGTCCATTAGTGAGA GAAACAAACCTCCCGTGTTTCATTCAGAGCAAACTCACCTGCAGACATTTTATGGGGAAAACTTTGTGTACCAGTTTGTATCAACTGATCCAGAAGGTTCTACAGTTCTGTTCATGCTGCTGACTGGACCCGAAGATGCTGTTCTCTCTGCTGCTGGCCTGCTCATCTGGAAAGCCATGTCATCCTCAGCTGTGACCTTTGAAATGTCTGTAGTTGATGACTGTAATGCAGAGACACGGGCTATTGTAAAG GTCTCAGTTCGCCGCTGTGACTGCCATCACGGAGCCTCGTGTGTAACCAACATGAACTTCCCTCCTGGCAGTGGCgagtatctgtgtgtctgtccaaTTGGTCTTGAAGGAGAGAGATGTCAGGTTAATGTGAATGACTGCAAATCAAACCCATGTCAGAGAGGTGAATGCGTGGATGGACTGAACACTTTCACATGTCTCTGCCCAGCAGGTTTTACTG gtgtgatgtgtgagaaggatattgatgagtgtgtgttagctcCATGTTTCCCTGGAGTGTCCTGTGAAAACACACCAGGGTCATTTGTTTGTGGACGCTGTCCTGATCACTTTACTGGGGATGGGAAAAATTGCATCC GTAAAACAAGACACAGAGACCCTACAGAAGATGAAGGAGTCAACCCCAGACATTTCAAACCCAACCTCAACCCAG CTCAGAGCCCATGTTCCAGTCGACCCTGTTACCCAGGAGTCCAGTGCTTtgagagtgtgtatatatctacTGGATATATCTGTGGTCCCTGTCCTTCAGGTCTCCATGGAAATGGACAAACCTGCATATCAAGACCAGAAAACA GGCTCACATCAGGCACTAGAGAAGGGAACAGACCTGATGCCCTCTTCTCTTCATCAGCCTCCACTTCCTCATCATCTCAGAAATCCTCTGAATCTTTTGTCAtagcagaaaagaaaacactatCACTCGTTTATGGAAAGACCTCTTTAAGCCCTGCTAACCAGAATATAACTCCCGCAACAGCTTCTGGATCAGCTGGACCGCTTGATGCCGAGGACTCAGAGCCTGTGGTTGGTAGAGATCACAGGACTTGCAATGACTCTTCCTGTTTTCCTGGTGTGCCTTGTGAGCCTTCTGCAACTGGACACAAGTGTGGCCAATGTCCTAACGGATACAGCGGGGATGGGATCACATGTAAAG CCATGTGTCGTTATCCGTGTGGACAGAACATGGAGTGCACTCTGCCTAACACATGCACCTGTAAAGAAGGATACACTGGATATAACTGCCACATTG CCGTGTGTCGTCCTGACTGCAAGAACAGAGGGAGGTGTGTAAAGCccaatgtgtgtgagtgtcctGTAGGATACATTGGACCAACCTGTGAGGAAG CTACATGTGATCCTCTGTGTCAAAATGGAGGCAGCTGCTTGTCTAGAAACCTGTGTACCTGCTCCTATGGCTATGTGGGACCACGGTGTGAAATTA tggTGTGTACACGTCACTGTGAGAACGGTGGGGAATGTGTGTCTCCTGAAGTGTGTAAGTGCAAGCCCGGCTGGTATGGACCGACTTGTAACTCAG CTGATTGTAAGCCTGTGTGTCTGAATGGTGGCACCTGCATCAAGCCTAACATCTGTGCATGTCCTAGTGGTTTCTATGGATCACAGTGTCAGATGG cTGTGTGCAACCCTCCCTGTAAAAACCGTGGTCAGTGCATGAGGAACAATGTTTGTTCCTGTCCTGAAGGTTACACTGGCAAGAGATGTCaaatga gtgtgtgtgatcCGATGTGCATGAATAAAGGAAAGTGTGTGGGCCCAGACACCTGTTCTTGTCCGTCTGGCTGGCGAGGGAAAGTCTGCGATGTCC CGGTTTGCTTACAGAAGTGTAAAAATGGAGGAGAGTGTGTGGGACCCAACACATGTCACTGTCCTGCTGGATGGGAAGGCCTACAGTGCCAGACTC CCATCTGCAAGCACAAGTGCCAAAATggaggaaagtgtgtgtttccAAACTTCTGTCAGTGTCGCTCAGGGCACACAGGATCGACCTGCGCTACCAGA ACCAGATGA
- the vwdel gene encoding von Willebrand factor D and EGF domain-containing protein isoform X3 has product MSADICLGLICLAAVLCTAQSVDFPECSPGGHTVLQNPSRSTSFSSQQLLQSGLQKKLVCDHSLTPGWYKFQIFDKPAQMPTKCVEVNHCGTQAPVWLSLGEGENLPRPLEVKKLTACATWQLFSGPNKECCLFRMPVTVRNCGEFYVYQLQPTQGCMAYCAEEMPISTEPICDPEQKNIDGSCNEKQHPSPSVPEIVAELSGLSVLLKCTFGGHIGNNSLGFVVTWWRLSPKGNKEELRQETTLQTSAFIELDGINLRLGDRIYCSCSSFFLDAPERQSPDVESEEFFAGIRMLPKLASILEDGKEHELVIESTVPVPCLSETCTLALQLRTSSQDEEELGPDLVLSFCEVKLSHAPCGKGVCSQALLHYSAVTDINKDGDRSTEISIKPIVSTDFLWNGYTPENVQIIIKDVLPAYCYIFTDPHIITFDGRKYDNFHIGTFVLYKSTIRPFEVHVRQWECASITALPTSCICGFAVRDGAEVISFDMCNGLAGETKPRLLVKNGDLEKSAIRITESYQGRKVTLTFSSGAFVRADVAEWGMSLTVMAPGSDRSHTEGLCGTFDGQPLNDYHKAGGETLADSATFISTWRLAPSNSFFDKIPAYESRMSIRNFCHCAKEPRQSNLQARLPSSSFPCSHLAHFRSPFIIPTQDVTTEYIRPIKRLTQSARNHSKVQQQDTGSKIQGRHQNRRQAPLSVSQSDSEDFNYFFPEDQVLSTHPELPKPTWPTESGLTEADAQRLCGDALRNSTVARSCVGLLDEVMEKALEMCIIDQQLKDERAWLGATVPLLENECERRVVQEVWRREELRDIFTFLRCPNLCSGNGQCTERGCLCFPGFGSYDCSHVSDQTPEITELEGGGLCDVKHSSCSTVRVLGKGFRDTFELKCEVMKEKIVDGESSLSDPLLVRALFLISSALECQLPVEDVQSAGAHHPPVTRWQIKVSNDGYSFSNAKILTLFDGTCQECTLSSGVRCTLKNSSCSIDGQCYGESERSPSSPCLICRPDLSKSSWSISERNKPPVFHSEQTHLQTFYGENFVYQFVSTDPEGSTVLFMLLTGPEDAVLSAAGLLIWKAMSSSAVTFEMSVVDDCNAETRAIVKVSVRRCDCHHGASCVTNMNFPPGSGEYLCVCPIGLEGERCQVNVNDCKSNPCQRGVMCEKDIDECVLAPCFPGVSCENTPGSFVCGRCPDHFTGDGKNCIRKTRHRDPTEDEGVNPRHFKPNLNPAQSPCSSRPCYPGVQCFESVYISTGYICGPCPSGLHGNGQTCISRPENRLTSGTREGNRPDALFSSSASTSSSSQKSSESFVIAEKKTLSLVYGKTSLSPANQNITPATASGSAGPLDAEDSEPVVGRDHRTCNDSSCFPGVPCEPSATGHKCGQCPNGYSGDGITCKAMCRYPCGQNMECTLPNTCTCKEGYTGYNCHIAVCRPDCKNRGRCVKPNVCECPVGYIGPTCEEATCDPLCQNGGSCLSRNLCTCSYGYVGPRCEIMVCTRHCENGGECVSPEVCKCKPGWYGPTCNSADCKPVCLNGGTCIKPNICACPSGFYGSQCQMAVCNPPCKNRGQCMRNNVCSCPEGYTGKRCQMSVCDPMCMNKGKCVGPDTCSCPSGWRGKVCDVPVCLQKCKNGGECVGPNTCHCPAGWEGLQCQTPICKHKCQNGGKCVFPNFCQCRSGHTGSTCATRTR; this is encoded by the exons tGGATTTTCCTGAGTGCAGTCCAGGGGGTCATACGGTTCTGCAGAACCCTTCCCGAAGCACAAGTTTCAGCTCTCAGCAGCTTCTCCAGTCAGGCCTACAGAAGAAGCTTGTCTGTGACCACTCACTGACGCCTGGATGGTATAAGTTCCAGATCTTTGATAAACCAGCTCAAATGCCCACCaagtgtgtggag GTGAATCACTGTGGTACACAAGCTCCAGTCTGGCTCTCACTAGGTGAAGGGGAGAACCTCCCTCGCCCCCTGGAAGTTAAGAAGCTGACTGCTTGTGCTACCTGGCAGTTGTTCAGTGGGCCCAATAAAGAGTGCTGTCTGTTTCGAATGCCTGTCACTGTGCGTAACTGCGGGGAATTCTATGTGTATCAACTCCAGCCTACACAGGGGTGTATGGCCTACTGTGCAGAGG AAATGCCCATTTCCACTGAACCTATCTGTGACCCAGAGCAGAAGAACATAGATGGAAGTTGCAACG AAAAGCAACATCCATCGCCATCAGTTCCAGAGATTGTGGCTGAGCTGTCAGGTCTCAGTGTGTTGTTGAAGTGTACATTTGGTGGCCACATTGGGAATAACTCTCTAGGATTTGTGGTGACCTGGTGGCGTCTTTCCCCAAAAGGAAACAAAGAGGAACTCAGGCAGGAGACAACTTTACAGACTTCAGCGTTCATTGAGTTGGATGGTATCAACCTTCGGCTTGGAGACAGG ATCTATTGCAGCTGCTCCAGTTTCTTTCTAGATGCTCCTGAAAGACAGAGTCCTGATGTGGAGAGTGAGGAGTTCTTTGCAGGGATTCGA ATGCTGCCAAAACTTGCCTCCATTTTAGAGGATGGAAAGGAGCATGAGCTGGTCATAGAGAGCACTGTTCCTGTACCCTGTCTTTCAGAGACATGCACTCTTGCATTACAGCTCAGAACCAGCAGCCAAG ATGAGGAGGAGTTGGGTCCTGATCTGGTTCTGTCCTtctgtgaggtgaagctgtctcATGCTCCCTGCGGTAAGGGAGTGTGCAGTCAGGCACTGCTCCACTACAGCGCAGTGACCGATATCAACAAGGATGGAGACAGGAGCACTGAGATATCAATCAAACCCATAGTTAGCACTGATTTCCTCTGGAATGGATATACACCAGAAAATGTGCag aTCATTATAAAGGATGTCTTACCTGCTTACTGTTACATTTTCACTGATCCTCACATCATAACATTTGATGGCAG GAAGTATGATAACTTTCACATAGGCACATTTGTGCTTTACAAGAGCACAATTCGGCCATTCGAAGTTCACGTGCGTCAGTGGGAGTGTGCTAGTATAACAGCCCTCCCCACATCTTGTATATGTGGCTTTGCAGTCAGAGATGGAGCTGAGGTTATCTCCTTTGACATGTGTAATGGACTGGCCGGAGAAACAAAGCCACGCCTCTTAGTGAAGAATGGAGACCTGGAAAAGAGCGCCATTCGCATCACTGAGTCTTATCAGGGTCGCAAAGTCACT CTAACTTTCTCTTCAGGTGCATTTGTGCGGGCAGATGTAGCTGAGTGGGGCATGAGCCTGACTGTAATGGCCCCTGGTTCTGATCGAAGCCACACTGAGGGTCTTTGTGGAACCTTTGATGGACAACCACTCAATGACTACCATAAAGCAGGAGGGGAAACTTTAGCAGACAGTGCTACCTTTATTAGCACATGGAG GCTAGCACCAAGCAACAGCTTTTTTGACAAAATCCCAGCCTATGAGAGCAGAATGAGCATCCGCAACTTCTGCCACTGTGCAAAGGAACCACGTCAGTCAAACCTTCAAGCTCGTCTTCCCTCTAGCTCTTTCCCCTGCTCTCATTTGGCCCATTTTCGCTCCCCTTTTATAATCCCTACTCAGGATGTCACAACAGAGTATATCAGACCCATCAAGCGTCTCACACAAAGTGCCAGAAACCATTCGAAGGTGCAGCAACAGGATACTGGCAGCAAGATTCAAGGGAGGCACCAGAATCGAAGACAAGCTCCATTGAGTGTAAGCCAGTCAGATTCAGAGGACTTTAACTATTTCTTCCCTGAAGACCAGGTTCTATCCACACATCCTGAATTACCAAAACCAACATGGCCTACTGAGTCTGGACTGACAGAGGCAGATGCTCAGCGGCTGTGTGGTGATGCCTTGCGTAACTCCACTGTGGCACGTAGCTGTGTTGGCCTGTtggatgaggtgatggagaagGCACTGGAGATGTGTATAATAGATCAACAGCTGAAGGATGAGAGAGCCTGGCTTGGAGCCACCGTGCCACTTCTGGAGAACGAGTGTGAGAGGAGAGTGGTGCAAGAAGTTTGGAGAAGGGAGGAGCTCAGAGACATATTCACATTCCTTAGGTGCCCAAACCTTTGCAGTGGCAATGGACAATGCACTGAGCGTGGTTGCTTGTGTTTTCCTGGGTTTGGATCTTATGACTGCAGCCATGTCTCTG ATCAGACCCCAGAGATCACAGAACTGGAGGGTGGAGGACTCTGTGATGTTAAACACAGCTCCTGTTCCACTGTCAGAGTTCTTGGGAAAGGTTTTAGGGACACATTTGAACTGAAATGCGAAGTCATGAAGGAGAAG ATAGTAGATGGTGAGTCGTCATTGAGTGATCCTCTGCTGGTTCGAGCGTTGTTCCTCATCTCCTCTGCTTTAGAGTGCCAGCTCCCTGTTGAAGATGTGCAGTCAGCTGGTGCCCATCACCCACCTGTCACTCGCTGGCAAATCAAG GTTTCTAATGATGGCTACAGCTTCAGCAATGCCAAGATATTAACACTGTTCGATGGCACGTGCCAAGAGTGCACACTCAGCAGTGGGGTTCGGTGTACTTTAAAG AACAGCAGCTGTAGCATTGATGGTCAGTGTTATGGAGAAAGTGAGCGCAGTCCCAGCAGCCCCTGTCTCATCTGTCGACCTGATCTCTCCAAGTCCAGCTGGTCCATTAGTGAGA GAAACAAACCTCCCGTGTTTCATTCAGAGCAAACTCACCTGCAGACATTTTATGGGGAAAACTTTGTGTACCAGTTTGTATCAACTGATCCAGAAGGTTCTACAGTTCTGTTCATGCTGCTGACTGGACCCGAAGATGCTGTTCTCTCTGCTGCTGGCCTGCTCATCTGGAAAGCCATGTCATCCTCAGCTGTGACCTTTGAAATGTCTGTAGTTGATGACTGTAATGCAGAGACACGGGCTATTGTAAAG GTCTCAGTTCGCCGCTGTGACTGCCATCACGGAGCCTCGTGTGTAACCAACATGAACTTCCCTCCTGGCAGTGGCgagtatctgtgtgtctgtccaaTTGGTCTTGAAGGAGAGAGATGTCAGGTTAATGTGAATGACTGCAAATCAAACCCATGTCAGAGAG gtgtgatgtgtgagaaggatattgatgagtgtgtgttagctcCATGTTTCCCTGGAGTGTCCTGTGAAAACACACCAGGGTCATTTGTTTGTGGACGCTGTCCTGATCACTTTACTGGGGATGGGAAAAATTGCATCC GTAAAACAAGACACAGAGACCCTACAGAAGATGAAGGAGTCAACCCCAGACATTTCAAACCCAACCTCAACCCAG CTCAGAGCCCATGTTCCAGTCGACCCTGTTACCCAGGAGTCCAGTGCTTtgagagtgtgtatatatctacTGGATATATCTGTGGTCCCTGTCCTTCAGGTCTCCATGGAAATGGACAAACCTGCATATCAAGACCAGAAAACA GGCTCACATCAGGCACTAGAGAAGGGAACAGACCTGATGCCCTCTTCTCTTCATCAGCCTCCACTTCCTCATCATCTCAGAAATCCTCTGAATCTTTTGTCAtagcagaaaagaaaacactatCACTCGTTTATGGAAAGACCTCTTTAAGCCCTGCTAACCAGAATATAACTCCCGCAACAGCTTCTGGATCAGCTGGACCGCTTGATGCCGAGGACTCAGAGCCTGTGGTTGGTAGAGATCACAGGACTTGCAATGACTCTTCCTGTTTTCCTGGTGTGCCTTGTGAGCCTTCTGCAACTGGACACAAGTGTGGCCAATGTCCTAACGGATACAGCGGGGATGGGATCACATGTAAAG CCATGTGTCGTTATCCGTGTGGACAGAACATGGAGTGCACTCTGCCTAACACATGCACCTGTAAAGAAGGATACACTGGATATAACTGCCACATTG CCGTGTGTCGTCCTGACTGCAAGAACAGAGGGAGGTGTGTAAAGCccaatgtgtgtgagtgtcctGTAGGATACATTGGACCAACCTGTGAGGAAG CTACATGTGATCCTCTGTGTCAAAATGGAGGCAGCTGCTTGTCTAGAAACCTGTGTACCTGCTCCTATGGCTATGTGGGACCACGGTGTGAAATTA tggTGTGTACACGTCACTGTGAGAACGGTGGGGAATGTGTGTCTCCTGAAGTGTGTAAGTGCAAGCCCGGCTGGTATGGACCGACTTGTAACTCAG CTGATTGTAAGCCTGTGTGTCTGAATGGTGGCACCTGCATCAAGCCTAACATCTGTGCATGTCCTAGTGGTTTCTATGGATCACAGTGTCAGATGG cTGTGTGCAACCCTCCCTGTAAAAACCGTGGTCAGTGCATGAGGAACAATGTTTGTTCCTGTCCTGAAGGTTACACTGGCAAGAGATGTCaaatga gtgtgtgtgatcCGATGTGCATGAATAAAGGAAAGTGTGTGGGCCCAGACACCTGTTCTTGTCCGTCTGGCTGGCGAGGGAAAGTCTGCGATGTCC CGGTTTGCTTACAGAAGTGTAAAAATGGAGGAGAGTGTGTGGGACCCAACACATGTCACTGTCCTGCTGGATGGGAAGGCCTACAGTGCCAGACTC CCATCTGCAAGCACAAGTGCCAAAATggaggaaagtgtgtgtttccAAACTTCTGTCAGTGTCGCTCAGGGCACACAGGATCGACCTGCGCTACCAGA ACCAGATGA